A single genomic interval of Spirosoma linguale DSM 74 harbors:
- a CDS encoding multi-sensor hybrid histidine kinase (KEGG: ppd:Ppro_2061 PAS/PAC sensor hybrid histidine kinase~TIGRFAM: PAS sensor protein~PFAM: ATP-binding region ATPase domain protein; response regulator receiver; PAS fold-3 domain protein; Hpt domain protein; PAS fold-4 domain protein; PAS fold domain protein; histidine kinase A domain protein~SMART: response regulator receiver; histidine kinase A domain protein; PAC repeat-containing protein; PAS domain containing protein; ATP-binding region ATPase domain protein), producing MEEEIELLKRKLVRERTARLQAEAILEKKALALYNANEQLLHLNENLEQQIRDKLTELRESEQRYRQLIESVQDIIYKVSPNGFFTFVSPVVEKLLGYTEEEFLNSHFTSVVKPGYRKVLIDFYRTMMSERQDSTYIEFPVLAKNGRTVWIGQTVRLIETHGQIEELVAVARDISDRKLAEMELETTQTRLSTLITNLQSGVMVEDERGRVILANALFCDIFQLPLTPDQLVGYDCTEARQQVKQLFAQPEQFISRMNELLTGRQACVGEEISMANGRILELDYIPIFLDANQYMGHLWKYTDVTEKYMARELIRRSEEKYRGIMNNMELGLFEVDNDQIIVRSYERCCQMLGYSEAEMVGKNAIDLLVPAEFVGIVERQQQERQQGIAGSYELQLTKKDGSRIWVLVSGVPIQDEHGTVVGSMSIHYDMNERKQLEHELARAKQYAEEAQQAEKQFFANMSHEIRTPLNAIIGMSHLLYDTQPSAQQREYINILKTSADFLHSLISDLLDMTKIEAGHIEVHARPFDLAGLLRSTQKVFEMKLQGRPISIDVLLDTRITNAFVGDDVMLNQIMMNLVGNAEKFTEEGQIQIIGKVKKEEGDKTWIEFTVSDTGVGIPADKIGLVFKKFKQVNSQGYKHKGTGLGLAITKELVELQGGTISVKSQEGVGSSFTFVIPYTKSKVQVEQKNNVDKQLVMAEELKTCSVLVVEDNLMNQTYIGNLLTKWNVPYIMASDGKQAVEQAKRQPFDIILMDIQMPIMNGYEATVAIRSTQNPNQHAPIIALTASAMLDHKSIAMEAGMSDFLTKPFEPAQLLSILQRFAPAATIDSEGCILFHKALDRKRLSDLYGTDAAYASEMFSLFLTDVVPDIRTLPGLCAAQNWPVLANATHRLKPTLAMVGLSALEEEMKQLDKRARQDEDKSRLEADCHTFVDELDKMIPILETELQMLSQL from the coding sequence ATGGAGGAAGAGATCGAGCTGCTAAAAAGGAAACTTGTTCGCGAAAGAACGGCCCGTCTGCAAGCTGAAGCCATTCTGGAGAAAAAAGCACTGGCGCTCTACAACGCCAATGAACAGCTATTGCACTTGAATGAAAATCTGGAGCAGCAGATTCGGGACAAACTGACCGAACTCCGGGAAAGTGAGCAACGCTATCGCCAGCTTATTGAATCCGTTCAGGATATAATCTATAAAGTTTCGCCCAATGGCTTCTTTACATTTGTCAGCCCCGTTGTTGAAAAACTGCTGGGCTATACGGAAGAGGAGTTTCTAAACAGTCATTTCACGTCCGTTGTCAAGCCGGGCTACCGGAAAGTGCTCATCGACTTTTACCGGACCATGATGTCCGAACGGCAGGACAGTACCTATATTGAGTTTCCGGTATTGGCTAAAAATGGCCGCACAGTCTGGATTGGACAGACCGTCAGGCTCATCGAGACTCATGGCCAGATTGAGGAACTGGTAGCGGTAGCCCGGGATATTTCGGACCGAAAACTCGCCGAAATGGAGTTGGAGACCACCCAAACCCGGCTTTCTACACTCATTACCAATTTACAGTCGGGGGTGATGGTAGAGGACGAGCGAGGGCGGGTTATCCTGGCTAATGCGCTCTTCTGCGATATTTTTCAGCTTCCGCTCACCCCCGATCAACTCGTGGGATACGACTGCACGGAGGCCCGCCAGCAGGTAAAGCAGCTCTTCGCTCAGCCAGAGCAGTTTATCAGCCGGATGAACGAACTTCTCACCGGCCGACAGGCGTGTGTTGGTGAAGAAATCAGCATGGCCAATGGCCGTATTCTGGAGCTCGATTACATCCCGATTTTTCTGGATGCCAACCAGTACATGGGGCATCTGTGGAAATACACCGATGTAACGGAGAAGTACATGGCCCGTGAGCTTATCCGGCGTAGTGAAGAAAAATACCGGGGAATTATGAACAACATGGAGCTGGGGCTCTTTGAAGTTGATAATGACCAGATCATCGTGCGGTCTTATGAGCGATGCTGTCAAATGTTGGGCTACTCGGAAGCCGAAATGGTGGGCAAGAATGCAATCGATCTTCTGGTACCCGCCGAATTTGTGGGCATTGTTGAGCGGCAGCAGCAGGAACGGCAGCAGGGCATCGCGGGTTCGTACGAGCTCCAGCTGACCAAAAAAGATGGCAGCCGCATCTGGGTGCTGGTTAGTGGCGTACCGATTCAGGATGAACACGGTACAGTAGTGGGCTCCATGAGCATTCACTACGATATGAACGAGCGAAAGCAGCTGGAACATGAGCTGGCACGCGCCAAACAGTATGCCGAAGAAGCGCAGCAGGCAGAGAAGCAGTTCTTTGCCAACATGAGTCACGAAATCAGAACCCCGCTCAACGCCATCATCGGCATGTCGCACCTGTTGTACGACACCCAGCCCAGCGCGCAGCAACGCGAGTACATCAATATTCTGAAAACCTCCGCCGACTTTTTGCACAGCCTTATCTCCGACCTGCTGGACATGACCAAAATAGAGGCTGGTCATATTGAGGTTCACGCCCGGCCGTTCGATCTGGCAGGTTTGCTCAGAAGTACCCAGAAAGTGTTCGAGATGAAACTTCAGGGACGGCCCATTTCGATTGATGTCTTACTGGACACCCGTATCACCAACGCCTTTGTTGGCGATGATGTGATGCTGAACCAGATAATGATGAATCTGGTTGGCAACGCCGAGAAGTTTACGGAAGAGGGGCAGATCCAGATTATAGGCAAAGTCAAAAAGGAGGAGGGCGATAAAACCTGGATCGAATTTACCGTGTCAGACACGGGGGTGGGCATTCCGGCCGATAAGATTGGGCTCGTCTTTAAAAAGTTTAAACAGGTTAACTCCCAGGGGTATAAACATAAAGGTACGGGTCTGGGGCTGGCCATTACCAAAGAACTCGTTGAGCTTCAGGGCGGAACCATATCGGTAAAAAGTCAGGAAGGTGTTGGCAGCTCATTTACGTTTGTTATCCCTTATACGAAATCGAAAGTTCAGGTCGAGCAGAAAAACAATGTAGACAAGCAGCTTGTTATGGCTGAGGAGTTAAAAACATGCTCCGTACTGGTTGTTGAGGACAACCTCATGAACCAAACCTACATTGGCAATTTGCTTACGAAATGGAATGTACCTTATATAATGGCTTCGGATGGGAAGCAGGCGGTTGAACAGGCAAAAAGACAGCCATTCGATATTATTCTGATGGATATTCAAATGCCCATCATGAATGGGTACGAAGCCACGGTTGCCATTCGCAGTACCCAGAACCCTAATCAACATGCGCCTATTATTGCACTTACCGCATCAGCCATGCTCGATCATAAGAGCATAGCGATGGAAGCTGGTATGAGCGACTTTCTGACCAAACCTTTTGAACCGGCTCAACTCCTGTCCATTTTACAACGTTTTGCCCCAGCGGCAACGATTGACAGCGAGGGGTGTATTCTGTTCCATAAAGCACTGGATCGAAAACGTTTGTCGGACCTGTATGGTACGGATGCCGCTTATGCGTCGGAAATGTTTTCCCTCTTTTTAACTGACGTGGTACCCGACATACGCACGTTGCCGGGCTTATGTGCAGCACAAAACTGGCCGGTTTTGGCTAATGCCACGCACCGGCTGAAACCAACACTGGCAATGGTAGGGCTCTCGGCGCTTGAAGAGGAAATGAAGCAACTGGACAAGAGAGCCCGGCAGGATGAAGACAAAAGTAGGCTGGAGGCCGACTGCCATACTTTCGTTGATGAACTAGATAAGATGATACCCATTCTGGAAACAGAATTACAAATGCTTTCCCAGCTATGA
- a CDS encoding two component transcriptional regulator, LytTR family (PFAM: LytTr DNA-binding region; response regulator receiver~SMART: response regulator receiver~KEGG: hypothetical protein) — translation MRLSCIIVEDEAMSRKALQRLCEQHNSLHLLGVFDNARSALDYLADQTVDLIWLDVEMPGLSGFDLLEQLPSIPYVILTTGKIEYAFEAFQYNVTDYLKKPLTLPRFNLAVEKVLELNARSKTGDSRKEIYIKTDGRYIRLPFENITYIENIGDYVKIFTATQTHIVYTTMKYLEEKLGKQFLRVHRSYIVHLDKIVDIEDNTLVVNNKVIPISRANKPELMNRLNLL, via the coding sequence ATGAGGCTCAGTTGTATAATCGTGGAAGATGAGGCTATGTCTCGCAAAGCGCTTCAGCGGCTTTGCGAGCAGCATAACTCACTACACCTGTTAGGCGTATTTGACAATGCAAGGAGTGCGCTCGACTATCTGGCAGACCAGACTGTCGATCTAATCTGGCTGGACGTTGAAATGCCCGGACTGTCGGGATTTGATTTACTGGAGCAGCTTCCTTCCATTCCGTATGTTATTCTGACAACCGGCAAAATAGAATATGCTTTCGAGGCTTTCCAGTATAACGTAACGGACTACCTCAAAAAACCCCTCACTTTACCCAGATTTAACCTGGCCGTTGAGAAAGTGCTGGAACTGAACGCACGCTCAAAAACGGGCGATAGCCGCAAAGAGATTTACATCAAAACGGATGGCCGTTATATTCGACTTCCATTCGAGAATATAACGTATATTGAGAATATCGGTGATTACGTGAAAATTTTCACTGCCACCCAAACTCATATCGTTTACACAACCATGAAATACCTGGAAGAAAAGCTGGGTAAGCAGTTTCTGCGTGTGCATCGCTCCTACATCGTTCATCTCGACAAGATTGTAGATATTGAGGATAATACGCTGGTTGTCAACAATAAAGTAATCCCGATTAGCCGCGCTAATAAACCAGAATTAATGAATCGTCTGAATCTGCTTTAA
- a CDS encoding Nitric oxide synthase NOS (PFAM: Nitric oxide synthase NOS; FAD-binding domain protein; flavodoxin/nitric oxide synthase; globin; oxidoreductase FAD/NAD(P)-binding domain protein~KEGG: NOS; nitric oxide synthase; K00491    nitric-oxide synthase), with translation MPTSTRKYAKDDISDPVHTIRITEVVATGYPENGYVYRGTIQARHTTATSVGEQLLQARRKPEWLINGRHRGDGDLWLSFQYRHEDEHHWQSMTPVAIPLPAPNDGQSSTDTYLPLRGWTEAPHMQVRIRLTKEQADDHVGIPLMHSTNDTAQPSVTGCPFFAPKTTPAPPVTRPAANENQPAGKPDDGTFPDQLTAPEQVIVKDIWNKFMAYQDMLIELFVERLLHEEPELISHFGDAIDLIPAYFASLFDVSVRQLMPRTEQMPNTSARGIYPKPTEGYNLVDEYVALLTDLGMRPNHWLTARRVWSWTLVQIPHLEEYDLENLSKGSGSAMYRFFTRDILTPALDATQRYAEALTPDMIRQMRQIGDELSANARVIGTDFYHALFQTHPEIIPYFNRTDLDSLTEHLMLAIGFLVRSLDNGLDITHELRELSQIHTNFSVPPDAYPKLVDPLLTVLRKHVPGFGTEQEQAWVILLNRVTNVLRQPMINQQRILTQAKEYIDQISVELAWDTVDYERRWEEIKREVLATGSYTHTYEELAYGAQLAWRNASKCIGRISWRNMVVRDLRHVTDPDEMFRECAEHLRIATNGGNVQIVMNVFRPKKPMERWGPRIWNSQYIRFAGYEQPDGTVLGDRANLKLTKTLIRQGWIPPTEKTAYDTLPLVIDVPGQPPRLYQFADDDVLKVAIEHPTYPAMTALDLQWCAIPAISNFRMNIGGIQYGCIPFNGWFMETEIARNLWEEGRYEKAEAIAKAIGLDTSSEQTLWRDRAFLELNVAILHSFSKAKVTLVDHQTASRQFLTHDQREKRAGRECPAQWSWVVPSAGGSVTPVWHHEMRDFHLSPSYHYAADRWVVLDDESTGVNDETDANRASQTHLPDQTSTPAHRSRRVLILYGSETGTAEHFAHRTARRLKRFQPRVMALDEYAIEQLAQEDLLLVITSTFREGHLPGNAQKFYARIQSLPQGVCSGVSFSVMALGSTVYPHFCAAGITLDRELARVGGNRVIMLHKGDEIKGQADTFRQWLDLVARLLGEDPTSADLSATAEPDLTVSFLAPEQVPQTALEDRAKQQPGCTVPVTANRELLKEVIVGSRSTRFISLDISDIDATYETGDHVAIYPLNLPAIVDRLVDRLNIDANAWFITPLIDGNRAAVPGNHAYPTPVQVWKVLSEDVDLAIHEPFDELLGALLKTATSAIEKDKLEDWLKTLKQPQEASEDAVALKKHITDTFPTVADLLDAFPSVRLSFAQLLDVLPRQKPRLYSISSCSLVHPNEIHLTVGVVQVTTDAGKTVAGLCSNYLAQLDPEQGATVRIAIRSSGFRPPQLPQAPMLMVGAGTGLSPLVGFLQHREVQLRALHEASYKQRTDDDAIIPLPTHIGHARLFFGCRNLNDYLYQQELETWHEAGVLTHLDVAFSRLDDEKIYVQDLIGQRSKDLWDVLSQPDCHYYICGDGQMADAVFEVLMTIAKTAGGLSHAEAVNFFRHMQAENRFVMDVWGVLLNARKSLLELQETKYTQGERWLERVSV, from the coding sequence GTGCCAACCTCCACCAGAAAGTACGCTAAAGACGATATATCTGACCCAGTACATACCATCCGAATCACGGAAGTAGTCGCTACGGGCTACCCCGAAAATGGCTATGTATATCGCGGAACGATTCAGGCAAGACATACAACCGCAACAAGTGTAGGCGAACAACTCCTACAGGCAAGGCGCAAACCCGAATGGCTCATCAATGGGCGGCATCGGGGAGACGGCGACCTTTGGCTGAGCTTTCAATATCGGCATGAAGATGAGCACCACTGGCAATCGATGACTCCGGTGGCAATTCCGCTGCCCGCCCCAAATGATGGGCAAAGTAGCACGGATACTTACTTACCTTTGCGGGGCTGGACTGAAGCTCCGCATATGCAGGTACGCATCCGGCTCACGAAAGAGCAAGCCGACGACCACGTCGGGATTCCATTAATGCATTCAACAAACGATACAGCACAGCCCTCCGTAACAGGCTGTCCTTTTTTTGCGCCTAAAACGACACCGGCTCCCCCCGTGACCCGCCCGGCGGCCAACGAGAACCAGCCAGCCGGGAAGCCGGACGATGGTACATTCCCTGATCAGCTGACGGCACCTGAGCAGGTGATCGTAAAAGACATATGGAACAAGTTCATGGCTTATCAGGATATGCTCATCGAACTGTTTGTTGAGCGACTCCTGCACGAAGAACCGGAACTTATCAGCCATTTCGGCGACGCCATTGACCTGATACCCGCCTACTTTGCCAGCCTTTTCGATGTGAGTGTTCGGCAGCTTATGCCGCGTACGGAGCAGATGCCGAACACAAGCGCCCGGGGCATCTACCCAAAGCCGACAGAGGGCTATAACCTGGTCGATGAGTACGTAGCTCTCCTGACCGACCTTGGCATGAGACCCAATCACTGGCTCACCGCCCGCCGGGTCTGGTCCTGGACGCTGGTACAGATACCGCACCTGGAGGAGTATGACCTGGAAAACCTCAGCAAGGGCAGCGGTTCGGCCATGTACCGCTTCTTTACAAGGGACATTCTTACCCCCGCGCTGGACGCAACCCAGCGGTATGCAGAAGCGCTTACCCCGGACATGATCCGCCAGATGCGCCAGATTGGCGACGAGTTGTCGGCAAACGCCCGCGTGATAGGAACGGACTTCTACCATGCCCTCTTCCAGACGCATCCGGAAATCATCCCGTACTTTAACCGGACCGACTTGGATAGCCTGACGGAGCATTTGATGCTGGCCATTGGTTTCCTGGTGCGCTCGCTGGATAACGGCCTCGACATCACACACGAGTTACGCGAGTTAAGTCAGATTCATACCAACTTTTCGGTACCACCCGATGCCTATCCCAAGCTGGTGGACCCCCTGCTCACCGTTCTGCGGAAGCATGTACCCGGTTTCGGTACAGAGCAGGAACAGGCCTGGGTGATTCTGCTCAACCGGGTGACCAACGTGCTGCGCCAGCCGATGATCAACCAACAGCGGATATTGACGCAGGCGAAGGAATACATAGACCAGATCAGCGTTGAACTGGCCTGGGACACGGTCGATTACGAACGCCGGTGGGAGGAGATCAAACGGGAAGTGCTGGCCACCGGGAGCTATACGCATACCTACGAAGAACTGGCCTACGGTGCTCAACTCGCCTGGCGCAATGCCTCCAAATGCATCGGTCGGATCTCGTGGCGCAACATGGTGGTACGTGACTTACGGCACGTTACCGACCCCGACGAGATGTTTCGCGAATGCGCCGAACATCTGCGCATAGCCACCAACGGGGGAAATGTGCAGATTGTCATGAATGTGTTCCGCCCCAAAAAGCCAATGGAGCGCTGGGGACCACGCATCTGGAACAGCCAGTATATCCGATTTGCCGGGTATGAACAGCCCGACGGCACGGTACTCGGCGACAGAGCCAACCTTAAACTAACGAAAACCCTCATCCGGCAGGGATGGATACCACCCACCGAAAAGACGGCCTACGACACCCTGCCCCTTGTGATCGATGTACCCGGCCAGCCGCCCCGCCTATATCAGTTCGCCGACGACGACGTACTGAAGGTAGCCATCGAGCATCCCACCTACCCCGCCATGACTGCGCTGGATTTGCAATGGTGCGCGATTCCCGCCATTTCCAACTTCCGGATGAACATCGGCGGGATTCAGTACGGGTGCATTCCGTTCAATGGCTGGTTCATGGAAACCGAAATTGCCCGTAATCTATGGGAAGAGGGCCGGTATGAAAAAGCGGAAGCCATTGCCAAAGCCATTGGGCTGGATACGTCCAGCGAACAAACCCTCTGGCGGGACCGGGCTTTTCTGGAACTGAACGTAGCCATACTGCACTCTTTTTCGAAAGCGAAAGTAACGCTGGTCGATCACCAGACGGCATCGCGGCAGTTTCTGACCCACGACCAGCGCGAAAAGCGGGCCGGTCGCGAATGCCCCGCTCAATGGTCGTGGGTTGTTCCGTCGGCGGGGGGAAGCGTAACGCCGGTCTGGCATCACGAAATGCGCGACTTTCACCTCAGCCCAAGCTATCACTATGCCGCTGACCGCTGGGTTGTTCTTGACGATGAATCGACAGGTGTGAACGATGAAACGGACGCGAACCGGGCGAGTCAAACCCACCTTCCCGACCAAACCTCCACCCCGGCCCATCGATCGCGCCGAGTTCTAATCCTGTACGGGTCTGAAACCGGAACGGCCGAGCATTTTGCCCACAGAACAGCCCGTCGGCTGAAGCGCTTCCAGCCACGGGTAATGGCCCTCGATGAATATGCTATCGAGCAACTGGCTCAGGAAGACCTGCTGCTGGTCATTACCTCAACATTCAGGGAAGGTCATCTGCCGGGCAATGCCCAGAAGTTCTACGCCCGCATTCAATCCCTGCCCCAGGGTGTGTGCAGTGGCGTAAGCTTTTCCGTCATGGCGCTGGGCAGCACCGTTTACCCTCATTTCTGCGCGGCAGGCATCACGCTGGACCGGGAGCTGGCCCGTGTAGGAGGCAACCGGGTGATCATGCTGCACAAAGGCGATGAAATTAAAGGCCAGGCCGATACCTTTCGGCAATGGCTGGACCTCGTTGCCCGCTTACTCGGCGAAGACCCGACCAGTGCCGACCTTTCTGCCACGGCTGAGCCCGACCTCACGGTGTCCTTCCTGGCACCCGAACAGGTGCCTCAAACGGCCCTTGAAGATCGGGCCAAACAGCAGCCCGGCTGCACCGTTCCCGTAACGGCCAACCGCGAGCTCCTGAAAGAAGTGATTGTCGGCAGTCGGTCAACCCGGTTTATTTCCCTCGATATCAGCGACATAGATGCAACCTACGAAACCGGCGATCATGTGGCTATCTATCCCCTCAATTTGCCCGCTATTGTAGACCGACTCGTTGATCGACTGAACATTGATGCCAATGCCTGGTTCATAACCCCGCTCATTGATGGAAACAGGGCCGCAGTTCCGGGAAATCATGCGTATCCAACGCCGGTGCAGGTATGGAAGGTGCTCAGCGAAGATGTCGACCTTGCCATTCATGAGCCTTTCGATGAATTACTCGGTGCCCTCCTAAAAACAGCAACCTCCGCTATCGAGAAAGACAAGCTGGAAGACTGGCTGAAGACACTCAAACAGCCACAGGAAGCCAGTGAAGACGCCGTTGCCTTAAAAAAGCACATCACAGATACCTTTCCGACGGTAGCGGATTTACTGGACGCTTTTCCGTCAGTCCGGTTGTCGTTCGCTCAGTTACTCGACGTACTGCCCCGGCAAAAGCCGCGGTTGTATTCCATTTCGTCCTGTTCGCTGGTCCACCCGAACGAAATACACCTTACCGTTGGCGTAGTTCAGGTAACGACCGATGCGGGCAAGACCGTTGCCGGTTTATGTTCCAATTACCTGGCTCAGCTGGACCCCGAACAGGGAGCCACCGTTCGAATCGCCATTCGTTCGTCGGGCTTCCGTCCGCCACAGCTGCCCCAGGCGCCCATGCTCATGGTTGGGGCGGGTACGGGCTTATCGCCCCTTGTCGGCTTTTTGCAGCATCGCGAAGTACAGCTTCGGGCTCTGCACGAAGCCAGCTATAAGCAGCGTACCGACGATGACGCCATTATCCCGTTGCCAACGCACATTGGTCATGCCCGCCTGTTCTTTGGCTGTCGTAACTTAAATGATTACCTCTACCAGCAGGAGCTGGAAACCTGGCACGAAGCGGGGGTGCTCACCCACCTGGACGTAGCTTTTTCGCGGCTCGACGACGAAAAAATTTACGTGCAGGACCTCATCGGGCAGCGTAGTAAGGACCTGTGGGATGTACTGTCGCAACCCGATTGTCACTACTACATCTGTGGCGATGGCCAAATGGCCGATGCTGTATTTGAGGTATTGATGACCATCGCCAAAACAGCGGGCGGCCTTTCGCACGCCGAAGCAGTCAACTTCTTCCGGCATATGCAGGCCGAAAACCGATTTGTGATGGATGTGTGGGGAGTATTGCTCAACGCCCGAAAATCCCTTCTGGAACTTCAGGAAACGAAGTATACGCAGGGAGAACGCTGGCTGGAACGGGTATCGGTATAA
- a CDS encoding hypothetical protein (KEGG: pmu:PM0442 hypothetical protein) encodes MENNEKPKAAEAVEAAKATAAEKLEAFKAEAGQHLATAAAQLDELKDKLVAQAQELGKDIDIDGLKAKATEHLEAAKASTAENLATLQAQAETAFAAASAKAEELSDVAEDKFDEVKAEAAVQLEAAQVKLDQLKAEAALQIEEAKEKAKSVWHQLFGE; translated from the coding sequence ATGGAAAACAACGAAAAACCAAAGGCGGCCGAAGCCGTAGAGGCTGCCAAAGCAACGGCCGCCGAAAAACTGGAAGCGTTTAAAGCGGAAGCTGGTCAACACCTGGCGACAGCAGCAGCCCAACTCGACGAGCTGAAAGACAAACTGGTAGCGCAGGCCCAGGAACTCGGAAAGGACATTGATATTGACGGATTGAAAGCAAAGGCTACCGAGCACCTGGAAGCGGCCAAGGCCTCTACCGCCGAAAATCTGGCAACGCTACAGGCTCAGGCCGAAACGGCGTTCGCTGCGGCATCGGCCAAAGCAGAGGAGTTGTCGGATGTGGCCGAGGATAAGTTTGACGAAGTAAAAGCAGAGGCCGCCGTCCAGCTGGAAGCAGCTCAGGTTAAGCTGGATCAATTGAAGGCAGAGGCCGCCCTGCAAATTGAAGAGGCAAAGGAAAAGGCAAAAAGCGTTTGGCATCAGCTTTTCGGTGAGTAG
- a CDS encoding Heme NO binding domain protein (PFAM: Heme NO binding domain protein~KEGG: hch:HCH_03700 2,4-dihydroxyhept-2-ene-1,7- dioic acid aldolase), translating to MKGIVFTEFLEMIEDKFGYALVDQLLEESDLPSGGIYTAIGTYNHAEISTLVKLLSQKTNMAESDLLRSYGQYMFSAFTRSYRPFVDRAASAFDLLSSVQHYIHVEVRKLYPDAELPNFTIDQPSANHLCMQYTSERKLSDFAHGLIEGCLAHFGERATIVKTNLVEDGSQVLFDIVKS from the coding sequence ATGAAAGGAATCGTTTTCACCGAATTTCTAGAAATGATCGAAGACAAGTTCGGTTATGCGTTAGTTGACCAATTACTGGAGGAAAGCGACCTCCCGTCAGGAGGGATATATACCGCTATCGGAACATACAATCATGCCGAAATCAGTACCCTGGTTAAGCTCCTGAGCCAGAAGACCAATATGGCCGAATCGGATTTGCTACGCTCGTATGGCCAGTACATGTTTTCGGCCTTTACCCGAAGCTATCGTCCGTTTGTTGACCGAGCCGCTTCGGCTTTCGACTTGCTTAGCTCAGTTCAGCACTATATCCATGTTGAAGTAAGAAAACTATACCCAGACGCAGAACTCCCCAATTTCACCATCGACCAACCGTCGGCCAACCACCTTTGTATGCAGTATACATCGGAGCGTAAGCTATCTGATTTTGCACACGGATTGATTGAAGGCTGTCTGGCACACTTTGGTGAACGGGCCACAATCGTTAAAACGAATCTTGTTGAAGACGGAAGTCAGGTTTTATTTGACATTGTGAAATCGTAA
- a CDS encoding short-chain dehydrogenase/reductase SDR (PFAM: short-chain dehydrogenase/reductase SDR~KEGG: bbt:BBta_6077 oxidoreductase), whose amino-acid sequence MKPVSKNILITGVSTGIGYGAARQFVARGYTVFGSVRTHSDATRLQAELGDLFVPLLFDVTDADAVAAAARSLTERLAGSGLGGLINNAGIAIGGPLQNQPLATIRQHFEVNVLGLIQVTQAFLPLLGARNDHPVEPGRIQNISSVNGQVAIPFMGAYVGSKHAVEGLSHSLRRELRLFGIKVIIVGPGAVKTPIWGKGTDMSPYADTPYYPAMKRFLKQVEAAENRGFSIDYLGERIVDIHEAPNPRIRYALVPGKLVGWIIPRLLPARALDWVLARI is encoded by the coding sequence ATGAAACCTGTCAGCAAGAATATTCTGATTACCGGTGTCTCAACCGGCATTGGCTATGGTGCCGCCCGGCAGTTTGTGGCGCGTGGCTACACTGTTTTTGGCAGCGTTCGAACGCACTCCGATGCCACCCGGCTACAGGCGGAGTTGGGTGACTTGTTTGTACCGCTACTCTTCGACGTAACCGATGCTGATGCCGTAGCGGCTGCGGCCCGTTCCCTCACCGAACGGCTGGCGGGCAGTGGCCTGGGCGGGCTTATCAACAATGCAGGTATTGCCATTGGTGGCCCATTACAAAATCAGCCTCTGGCTACAATTCGCCAGCATTTCGAGGTAAATGTGCTGGGCCTTATTCAGGTAACGCAGGCTTTTTTACCCCTGCTGGGTGCCCGGAACGATCACCCCGTTGAGCCGGGCCGGATTCAGAACATTAGCTCGGTAAACGGGCAGGTAGCCATTCCGTTCATGGGCGCGTATGTCGGCTCAAAACACGCAGTGGAGGGTCTCTCGCATAGCCTGCGCCGGGAGCTAAGGCTGTTTGGGATCAAGGTGATCATCGTAGGCCCTGGCGCGGTCAAGACACCCATCTGGGGTAAAGGAACCGACATGAGCCCCTATGCCGACACGCCCTATTACCCCGCTATGAAACGCTTTCTGAAGCAGGTGGAAGCCGCCGAAAACCGGGGTTTCTCCATTGATTACCTGGGTGAGCGTATCGTAGACATTCACGAAGCACCAAACCCCCGTATTCGCTATGCGCTGGTGCCCGGCAAACTTGTGGGCTGGATTATCCCGCGTCTGCTGCCCGCCCGAGCGCTCGACTGGGTACTTGCCCGGATTTGA